The window aaaataagacctCAATGAAAGAGACTACACATGGTGGTTagatttctttaattattttgcGAGTTGTGACTtcttcaacaaaaataaacaaaactaatttctaaaaaaatgcaAATTGGCAGCCGCAAGTAATAACACCGAAATTCTTTCCGTTCCTTGATAATAAACACTTcgaaccggaaaaaaaaaagaaattacaaaaaaaaaatccaaaaacaaaCACAAAACATACATGCAAGTACACAGGAAATTAaaacttcaaaagaaaaaaataaaaacaatgtcTTCTTTTCCTTCCAACCCTCGTTAATTTGAATTCCAAGTAAAATGTGCTAAATTTTCAGCATATacacaaataaaactaaaaaatcaaagaaataagaataaaaaaaacagaaaaattaaaacaaaatagaataaacaaACAACTTCCATGAGAGAATGAAaagattaatttcttttttatatatgtacCTATCTCTTGCTTCAGCTTCCAAAGTGTTTTCCCCAAACGAAAACTCAGCGTTCTCCTCAGCGTCAATGGAAATCCTCTTCTGCTCGGTCAGCATCCGAGAGGTGACTGCCGCCGCTCCGCCGCAAAAGCCGGACTGCTTGGCCGGCGGTTGGTTCTTAGGGCGGACAAGAACCTTCTGGAGACGGCGGCTTCGTAACTGAATGTAGTCGAACGACGGAGCTGCCGCGGAAGACGGCGGCGGAGAAGGAGGAGATTTCTGAAGCGCGAGGGTTTTGGCTCTTGTGCGAACTCCCATTGGAGAAGGAGCAGAAGAAGATGATGACACCTCCATGACTGCAACTTCGCCTCCCATCTTCGATTTCTTCATGTACTTCCCCATTTGGTTCAGGTTTTGTTCGGGTATGAAAATTTGGGGATTTTGAAGAATTTGGtaccaaaattaaaaaatgtcGAGTTttgtgagagagatagagagagagattgTACACCTGAGAAAAGTGGGGGGAAAGATTGGAGTTTTTAGggtttggagagagagagagagagagagagagagagggggggggggtttTGGTAGTGTGGGCACTGCACTGGTCAGTGCTCTCTCTtcgttttatatataaatacgaaaaataaaaagattattttttagtggggtttttttttgtgaactttttctttttaatattgtattactAGAGGTGAAATCCTTTATCATGAACCAAATTGTGTGTTGAACACAACTATGGCCATTTACAAAACGTCAATGACGTTTTGTGTTtcttcaattaaaataatatttttctaacaaaACGTCAGCGACGTTttgtgttttaataattaaaataatattttttttattacaaaacgtcagtgacgttttgttctttgatgattaaaaaaaattttttattacaaaacgttAGTAACGTTTTGTGCTACTACCACAACCCTGTAGAACACCAAaatcattaaatatttttgtatttcacattaaaattatccatatataaaaattttagcctttttttgtttcttttgcttttaAATGACAATGatgtgacttttttttttttacctttgatttttccatttttattcttTGGTTTTTGGTTTTAAAAAGGAATACGAGGGGAAGCTTTCGTTCTAGCCATTCAGATTTTAATAATTGGATGTTAAAAAAGAAAACTCtcttttacttatttaaattAGCCAAATGATTAGTTCAttctttcatttttcttaattatttctcTTCTACCATCATTTTCGTTGAGACcatatttctttttcattctcatGGAGGGATCCTTTTTATTGGCTTGCAAGAAAGACAAATATTCGCAAATATCGATTAAGAAAAATGAACAAAATGTACACAAAAATTACACATGGAATAAAATTATACACGAATCATTTTGGTAGTATTTATTTTGAGATATTGAGATGGAGACTGAAAAACTGATATTCAATATTATGTTTATTGGTTCAaagattgatattaaaatatcaGTCTTTGTttccaaaattttagtatttcaatacctctaaaaaataagaacatagaaaattaaaattttttgggacagaaactaaaattttaataacaatttaTACCTAAAAAAtactctcatttcaattaattaattctaactttattctttgcataaattaaattagagtttcatttttatttcaatctctgtctctcacTTTATACCAAACACAATATTAAGACTTATTTCAATATCTGTCTCTCAATTTTTTATCTCTCAGTCTCgtctttcagtctctgtctcttttCTAAACGCTACCTTAATGAATTAAgtatatatatgaattatatgTTTAATTAATCACATCTATCATTTTGTCGATGAAAATGTGTCTTCATTAGTAAAATTATATAGGTGTTACATTTTCTTCCACCTTAACACTGTATAGTGAATAATATGATTATTTAGTGATTAGgtagatatttaattaatatttttaaattataattgagattaaaaattcttttattttcatcCTCCTTCCTTCATTCTATAACTAAAAATTGAACAATTCTAACGGAAAAAAATAGTTATAACTCAACAGAAGAATAGTCTTATAACCCTTAGTTACACCAGTATTTCTAGTGGCTCCTCTGCATTactgaagaataagaagaagtagTTTGACTATAACAATAGAAAGTGTTTGTATAGCTTGATGATATGATGCTGGAGTCTAGAACGGAATGGAATTCTAGAAGATTGTTTCTTCGATGTTCGTTGTAGTAGGTATGTTGTGGCATTGCATTGTTgttgtaatttatttttgtttcatgaCTTTCTTTCTCTTCTGCTCCTTCTCTAAATTGTGGCAGAGGATTGAAGAAAGGTCATAGAAAGATTCATGTTCCAAAAAAACAGAACTAATTGTTGATGCACCAAAGGAGCATTACAACAAATAAGGGTTTTCACAACGGTAAAAAATTGTTGtcatagataaaaaaaatcgTTCCTAAAACCTTAGACAGCACTTTGGTAACGGGTTTTGTcctgtggtatatgcggccgttaCCAATGCTCATAGACAACGAttttttacctaaggcaacgGTAACAAAAAAATCGTTGCCATAGTTACTGGCATTGTCACAGCCCAAAATGAGCCATGACCGGCGCTCAGGAAAATAATCATATAGCAAGCCTTATATActcaaatataaattgaataagaaagttacaaatattttacaagttctaaaataaatagttatacatttttaacaaaaattaaaataattaagaatgGTTGGACCCTGCCTGTGTTATATGGAGCATATATACATCTAAGAACTCGTCAACGAATAAGTACTCATTACAGATCATTACATCTTGAATAGAGAGTCTCACATAGACAAGTAATTGTTCCTGAAAAatgtttttagaaaaaaaacggggtgagttttgcaactcagtgactagacaatacatctataatcgacatgagaccatataaacatcatattaaaataattttaattagaaaataataattggtAATAataaataagtgaatcaataagggagttctcatacagaaatcaaatcaaaagtccacacttggaCGGCTTCACCTcaatgggtagccctttcctctcatgtgtcctaacagaataacagatctaacgtatggcctacacgttaggctagcaacacccctgctagctggggtctgagttagatgcatctaagttaacgtcataaccgccgttaactacggttttctaatatgagcctcccaaaccaattcaaaacatataatttcaaatacaacaaatctttgatctttccaatatataaggtatcgaatcaaatcaaatcatattataCTTTCTCATCAGAATCCTTTCCaatcatactttttttttttaatcaaaacacatTTCAAATATATTTCACAATCTTTAAACTAAGTGAAtaccaacaaatacttcaatgcttcaaaaaCAGATATTCAAGTAAACTCAAACATTTTAGAATAATGCAAAACTTTATCAAAAATATCTATGGTCTCAAAAACAGATATTCAAATAAGatcaaacaatttaaaataatgcaagacttcatcaaaaatatatatggtctcatgtatagttccgaaagtataaacttcataaaaaatgaattatttaattttaataaatcaattattctaatcaatTTAAAACCGTTCTAGACAATTATAGTGagtataattcaaagatcataatagatatatgtcaaaataattatagatgca is drawn from Arachis hypogaea cultivar Tifrunner chromosome 12, arahy.Tifrunner.gnm2.J5K5, whole genome shotgun sequence and contains these coding sequences:
- the LOC112727703 gene encoding cyclin-dependent kinase inhibitor 3, yielding MGKYMKKSKMGGEVAVMEVSSSSSAPSPMGVRTRAKTLALQKSPPSPPPSSAAAPSFDYIQLRSRRLQKVLVRPKNQPPAKQSGFCGGAAAVTSRMLTEQKRISIDAEENAEFSFGENTLEAEARDRSTRESTPCSLIRDSNAIETPGSTTRQRTSSTFTSPMILEHIQRNIPTTYEMEEFFACAEKQQQKIFMDKYNYDIVNDVPLSGRYEWVQVHH